The DNA segment CACCAGCACTTCTTCCTCTAACCCCTTTATCCTGCCAACAAAAGAGGCCCACTCGGAAATGTCGGGCGGATGTGAGGGCAGCCCCAGGTGCCTGACGATGTAGTCGTCAAGGCCGGCCTCGTTCAGCATCAACGGCACTTCGTAAATGGTGCTGGCGTTGACCGCGGACACAACCGCCTCGCGATCCGTGTCGCAGAAAAGGGCTATCTTGTCCCTGACGTCATCCGTAATCTGCCGGTCACAGCGGCATACTATCGCGTCCGGCTGGATGCCGATACTCTTGAGCTCTTTGACGCTGTGCTGTGTCGGCTTGGTCTTGAGTTCGGCGGAAGTCTCCAGATACGGAACCAGCGTGACGTGTATATAACAAACGTTCTCGTGCCCGAGATCTTTCCTGAGTTGCCTCACGGCCTCGAGAAACGGGAGGCTCTCGATGTCGCCTACCGTGCCACCGATCTCACTGATGGCCACGTCCACATCGCCATCTCGCGCAAGCGACAGGATGCGGCGCTTGATCTCGTCGGTAATGTGCGGGATGACCTGCACCGTCGCGCCAAGAAACTCTCCTTTGCGCTCCCGGTCGATTACAGTCCCGTAGATGACACCTGTCGTAACGTTGCTTTCCCGCTGGAGATTGATATCCACAAATCGCTCGTAGTGACCCAGGTCGAGGTCGGTCTCTGTGCCGTCATCAGTCACAAACACTTCGCCGTGCTGAAACGGGTTCATTGTCCCTGGGTCTACGTTGATATACGGGTCGATCTTCTGCATCATCACCCGCAGGCCACGAGCCTTCAGCAGCAGGCCCAGTGACGCCGCCGTGATCCCTTTCCCAAGCGACGAAACCACTCCGCCTGTCACAAATATGTGCTTGGCAGACATTTAGTGCTCCATTCCATAGATATTTTGGCATTCGAGCGTCGATGCATCCACTCCATCTGCGTTCCGCTCCCTCGCCGTACTCACCGAGTACGCCTCGGTCGCAGCGCCATTTGCTGACGCGGCGCCTCAATGCTCTCGGTGCGTCAAGCTATCTATGGAACGGAACACTGGCTACCTCCAGTCGCAACCGTTTTTTATTCGTGAGACGTCACTTTCCACCAACCCCCTCGCCCTCCTTGTCAGGGGGGTACATCCTACCAAGAGAGTCTAACCAGTTGAGCGCCCGGTTTGAAGCGATTATGCTTGAAAAAGAGAACTTCTCGGAGAGCGCGTTCATGAGGAGCAGAAACGCCAACGCCTCGAGCCTCCACCACCAACCGGCCCCAACGGCCACGGCAAGCCCGATAGTAGCCCCCAGCACGTTCGATCCTGCGTCGCCAAGCATGAATCGCTCGGCAAGGTCGCCCGAAAACAGCGCGAGAGCTGTCGCGCCTACCACCAGAAGATATGGCATGACATCTACTGGAGCTCGCCAATTCAGGGCCACGACACCGATGAACGCCGGCAGAAATACCTTGATCGACCTCCCCGGAGCGATATCCATCAAGTTGCCGAGATTAGCGGCAAGAGCGATTATGGCGGCGTTCACAATCACATCCCACCACCGTAGCGAGAAAGAAATCACGGCGGCAATCGCGAGAACAAAACCTCCAGCCGCCTTTAGCATGCCGGTTGTCACTTCACCGTTGAAAAGCGCCTTGAAGTGCCCCTTAAAGCCACGCGCGTCACGGTTGCCGGCGACGTCGTCCACCAGGCCCAGCAAACACATCCCGACCACCAGCAGCAAGAGGGATTCTCGAACGCCGAAAACCTGCGTTCCCCCGCCTTCGACCATCAAGATAATTACGCAAGCAGGCACGTAAACCGCGGGGAACAGGATTCCGGCGGCTGTCGGGATATCACGTCCCGCATAGTTGATTCTGGACAGCGAAGGGTGCGCGAGAAGCGGCCGCAACATCGCAAGAAGCGCGCACGCGCCCACCGCCGAACCCGCGAACACGACTGCGGCCTTCAACTCGCGCTCCTCAACGCCGCAACCGCCTGACGGGCGAGCGCTCTGACAATGTCAATAAACTGCCGTCCGCGGTGCATGAAACCCTCCAGGTCTCTGGCAGTCTCACGGTGCGACATCGACGTTTCGACCTCTATTACGCGAAATCCGGCCATGTGGGCGTCAATGGTCATCGCCACCTCCACGCCGAACCCGGGCCGAAACGGCGACACGGCATCAAAGACGGCTCTCGTCATAGCCCTTTGCCCCGAGATTGGCGAGCGCATGTCAAGATCGGTCAACTGTTTCACGCCACGGCGCGCAATCCCCTGCGCGATACCAAAACCGCCCTTTTTCGCTGGAGCAGGGAAAGCCGCGATTGCCAGATCGGCCTTTCCGCAAAGCACGCTCGCGAGCAACTTTTCCGCCTCGGCCGCGTGAGACGCGAGGTCTCCATCAACGAGCAAAACCACGTCAAAACAAAGGTTCTCCAGGACACGGTTGAGCGATCCGCCTTTGCCAAGATTGCTTCCGTTTATCACAAGATTGGCGCCGGCGGCGGCGGCGTTAATGGCGGATCGATCAGTGGAACCGTCATCGACGACGATTACCCGCTCTATCTCATCCAGCCCGAGCAGCGCCGTGACCGTGCTTCCGATCCTCTCTTCCTCATTGTATGCGCTTACTACAGCAACCACTTTCACGTTTGAGAACACTCCCGTTCCTAAAACGCATAATGGGGTCAAACCAAAATATGCGTTTTTATGCGCATTCCCATCATTGATCTGTTACAAAACGCATATTTTGGTTTGACCCCATTATGCGTTATGGCGCGGGCAACATGCGGCTAGCCGCGCCGCCGCTTCCAAAATTGCCGGGCTTGCCCGCAAGAGCCATGTCCAGCGCTACCTCACCCGGAACAGTGTCCACGTGATCCACGGTTGAGACGCCGTTCTTCTTGTAAACGGTTACAACCGATTGTTCCGTGTCGCTCCCGACAACCGCGACAAGCGGAAACACCCTCGACGTAAAAGTTTTCACAAGGGGCGTATCGGTCTTGTCCAACGACTGTGATTCAACCGGCCCCAGCAACACCGCGCCGGAAACGGGGGCGGCAAGAACGCCTATCACGTGAATTACCCCCAGCTGCTCCAGCGTACTGAGGATAGCTGTGTTTGCAGCGGTTTGAAGCTGGTTGACGATCTCGGTAAAAACTCTCTCTTTGAGATCCTGCGCTCCGGCGGGCGCCTGGAACAACGCCTCCAGTTTTGAAGCGACCGTCTGGTCGGAAAACGCCTTTGAATCCGAGATGTTTATGGTAATGGGGATTGCGCCTCCCGCCGCGCCTACCCCTTCGAGTATCTTTTTGACAGCGTTCTCATCAAAATTTTCACCCGTTATCAACGCGAAGCTCCTGCCCGCGAGCATGTTGGTCACCAGGTACGGGCGCGCTTCGTCGCCAAACCTCAAATGAGCTGTTAGTTCGTCATGCAGAGACGCGTTCTTCGCTTTGATTTCATCAAAAGTCCGGCGCAGTGACTTGATCTGCGCCTTCTGCTCAACAATAAGCCCGCGCTCCACAAGGGATGTCCCGATAAGCATCCCAATGGCAAGCGCCACAAAAACCGCCACCAGCGATATTGCGTGATACCGCATGTCAATCAAATTCACACCCCCACTAAATAAGATTCTCGAATTTCATGAGCCAGACCTGAAAGCGCATCGCCATAACAGATATAAACTGCCTGGCCGGCTCTGAAAGAAAAATGACAACAACCACCAGTGCCAGCGCCACCAGAGCCATCAGCGCGAAGTGCCAGCCCTCGGCTCTTGTGTGGTACAGCTCACCAACTCCTTTGGCGTCGATGAGCGACGCCCCGACGCGAAGCCTCACGAGAAACGTGCTCGCCATCCCTTTCCTGTCTTTTTCCAGGAAATCGACAAGATTGGTGTGCCCGCCGACAAGCACGATCATTTCGGCGCCTTTCTCGTAAGCAATGAGCATCGCGATATCCTCGCTGGTTCCCGGATAATGGAAGACAGTGCTTCTAACCCCCAGCGAATCCAGGCGTTTCTTGCCGGGAGCGCTGCCGTCCGCGTAGCCGTGCACGACGATCTCCGCTTTGTCGAGGAGCGCCTGATCGGTAACACTGTCCATGTCTCCCACGACCATGTCCGGTTTGTATCCCATCTCAAAAAGAGCGTCGGCGCCGCCGTCCACCGCGACAAGAACAGGCTTGGTCTCCCTCACGTACGACCTGAGCGCGCGAAGATCCCTTTTGTAGTTGTGGCCACGTACGACTATGAGCGCATGCCTGCCCCGAAAGCGTGTGGCTATGTGCGGCAGTTCAACGCTCTCGAGCAGTATTTCCTTCTCGACGTCCAGCAGTTCCATTGTATTTGCCGCAAAATCCACGAGGTGCTTTCCCAGCCTCTTCTTGCTCATCTCGATACGTTGCTCAATATCGGCCAGCGTCAGCGTTTTGCCCCGCGCGATCTCATCCCCATCGCGCATCAGCGCCCCGCCAACCACCTGAACCGTATCGCCCTCGCTAACACGCTCGAATACGCCGCCGCCGACCTCGTCTATTATTGGGATGCCAGAGGCGATTATCATCAGCGGTCCGAGATTAGGGTATACGCCCGTAACCGAACACGCCGCGTTCACCACGCACGAAGGTTTTCTCTCTATCAGCGCTTCCGCCGAAACGCGATCGACATCCGGGTGATCTATGATCGCGACCTCGCCCTCGCAAAGCCGCTTCACAAGATTCTTTGTTCTTTTGTCGAGCCTGGCCGTCGCTATGACGCTATCGTTTTGCGACATGGCAACCGCCTGCGTTGGCGCCTTCATAATCTCTCACCCCGGGCAATTATCTCATATTCTTTCAACGCGCTCGCTTACTTTTGCCCGCGCGCTTCAAGATGTCCCTGGCATGCTCGCACGTCACCTTGCGTCCACTGGAATCCCCAAGCATCCTGCAAATCTCCGCCACCCTTTCCTCATCGCCCAGAAGCGCGATCTCCGTGCTGGCGGCATCGCCAGGCGTCTTAAAGACGCCGTACTGCCAATCGGCAAAACTGGCAATCTGCGGAAGGTGCGTCACACAAAATACCTGATGGTACTCAGTAAGCTCACGCAACTTCTTACCGATGCTCGCCGCTGTCTCTCCACCGATGCCGGCGTCAACCTCGTCAAAGACCAGAACCGGCAACCTGTCCGCCCCGGCAAGCACTATCTTGAGCGCCAGCATCACTCTGGACATCTCACCTCCCGACGCGATATGCGTAAGTGGCGCGGGCGGCACTTCGCTCGCCGGAGCGAAGAGAAACTCCACGCTGTCGCAACCGGTGGAACCAAGGCGTCCTGTCAGATTTTCGTCTTTGTCAAGGGAACGCGTTTTGATCTCGACGGCAAAACGCGCGCTCTCAAGATCGAGATCGGACATCTGCGACGCGACATCCCGCTCGAGCGACGTGACGGCATTCAATCTACCTTCGGACAGCGCTTTTGCGAGTTCAGTCGCACTCTCGCGCGCTTCGTCAATCTCAGCGTCAACAGCGCTCGCGCGCGCGTCTGACGCTCTGATCTCCTCCAGTCTCGACGCCGCCGCACAGCGGTAATCCAGCGCGGCCTCCAGTGATCCACCGTACTTGCGACACAACTCGCGGAGCGCGGTGAGTCTCGAAGATATTTTCTCCAGCTCCAAAGGGTCCGTGTCGAGGTTATCCCTGTAAGCGGCCACATCTCGCGCGAGATCCTCGGATTCCAGCGCAATGGAGTCGAATCTCGAAGAGAGCGCGCTCAACGATGCGTCCAGCGATGTCATTCGCGATAAATCGAGGGCCGCCTGACTCAAAAGATCCACGACCGTGACGGCCGATTGTTCTCCGGCGCGTAAAACGCCCTCCACCTTCGAAGCAAGCTCCCACAGCTCCGACGAATGCTTTAATCTGGACGCCTGCTCGTCTAAGGACTCGAGTTCGCCGGACACGGGCGCGGAGGCGTCTATCTCGGCTATCTCGTACGAGAGAAGCTCTGACTCTCTCGTCGCGTCAACTCCTCCGATCTTCCCAAAAACGTTCTTTCTCTCCGCAAGCAACGCGCGCAAGCGTTCATATTCACTGCGATACTTTTTGAGCCGCTCCACGTGGTCTGCGCCAGCATAGCGATCAAGATAATCGATGTGCGAAGAACGCTTCAGCAAAGCCTGGTGAGTATTCTGACCGTGCACCTCGAGCAAAATATCCCCGATAGCCGCACACGCCGACACCGGACAGAGACGCCCGTTCACCGTACAGCGGCTCTTTCCGTCTTTCGGCAACCGGCGAGTGAGCGTAAGTTCCTGCTCGTCCTCCTGTATGTAACCCATGGCGGCAAGCGACGCTGACAGATGCGGGGTTCCGGACAGGTCAAAAGACGCCTCGAGCACAGCCTCTCGAGAACCGGCGCGCACCATCTGGCCTGCGCCACGGTCGCCAAGCAGCAGCCCGATTGCGCCTATCAGCACCGTCTTGCCGGCGCCCGTCTCGCCTGTCAGGACATTCAGGCCGGAGTGGAACTCCACCTCCACGCTCTCCACCAGCGCGAGATCCGAGACTTTCAGATACGAGAACAATGCGCCTCCCTCAAGACATATCCTCACCCGCGGGAGGCCGCATGAACTTGCGGCGAACGGTTCCGTAGAAGGAAGCGTCCACGAGCTCCATTATTTTCACCGTTTCCTCAAGGGCGTAGAACTCGATGGCCGCGCCTGACGGGATCTCGACGTCGAGACGGCCGTCAACGCTCAATGACAGGCGCTCCGGCGCGCCTTCCACCGTCACCATTACGCGATCAGTCGCGTCAAGCACCATTGGCCTCGCGAAAAGCATATGCGCGCAGATCGGCGTCAACAGCAGACACCGCAAGTCCGGCGTGACGATCGGTCCACCGGCCGACAGCGAGTAGGCCGTTGAACCTGTCGAGCTCGCGAATATGAGGCCGTCGCCTGAGTACCTCATGAAAAATAGCCCGTTCACGTATGTCGAGATATGAATGAGCCTTTCCCTGATAAGCTTTCCCACTACTATCTCGTTTAGCGCTCGATACACGGAACTTTCGCCGGTCGAACTCACCGTGCACCCAACTGGCATTCGCTCGCTAATCACGTACTTTCCCGCGAATATATCATCCAGCGCTGAAACCGAATGGTGAGCATCAACAGCGGTGAGGAACCCAAGCTTGCCGATGTTTATCCCGACTACCGGCACGTCCATCCCTCGCATGAGATCGATGGCGTGCAGCATCGTCCCATCGCCGCCAAGTGCGATCACGAGCCCGATCTCCCCGGCTGAGTCAAGACTCGCGAAAGGCAGGTCGAGACCCAGCGTGGCCGCGTCGCGCTCGAGTAAAAAATACGGCGCCCCATGGCGTTCCAGCCAGTTCGAGACCTCGAGGACGAGCTCCTTTACGCCCGGCTTTCGCACGTGCGGAATTATAAGAACCTTCTTGCGATGATCATTCCCCAACAACTGTGTTTTTCCCACCATTCGATCAGCAGCCTCCTCCAAAACGCATAATGGGGTCAAACCATATTATGCGTTTCTATGCGCACCCTCATTTATCTATCGCAAAACGCATAATATGGTTTGACCCCATTATGCGTTTTCGATATCGTTATGAAGAACTCGACGTTACCTTTTGGGCCCTTGATCTTTGAGGGGGTTACGCCGCCAATCGTCAGCCCTCTTTCCTTCAGCCAATCATTGATCTCCGTGAGAACACGCTTGTGCACGGCTGGATCCCTGACGACTCCTTTTGGCGCCATGCCAATTCCGGCTTCGAACTGGGGCTTTACCAGCGCGATGACATCTCCATCTTTCGCCATTACCGTTAGCACCGGCTCTATCACTTTTTTCAGCGAGATAAAAGAGACGTCGATCACCGCGAAATCCGGCTCGAACGGTAGAACCGCGCCTGTGAGTTCCCTCGCGTTGAATCCCTCGAGGACCGTAACCCGCTCATCCTGCCTCAGCTTCCAGTGCAACTGGCCTCTCCCCACGTCGAGCGCCACCACCCTGCGCGCGCCCGCTTGAAGGAGATAGTCCGTGAAACCACCGGTCGAAGCCCCCACGTCGAGAACGCTGCGCCCGGACACGTCTATCCCAAAATCCTCTATCGCCCCCGCGAGCTTGACGCCTCCGCGCGAAACATATCTTCTCTTGGGCGCCAGCACTTCGACCCTCTCCAGCCCGCTCACCTGCGAGCCCGGTTTCATGTCCGCGCGCCCATCGACAGTGATCGCGCCTTCCATGACCGCCGCCTTCGCGCGGGCGCGGCTCTCAAAGTAACCCGCGTCAGCGAGGTATTGGTCGAGCCTCTTTCTCATGCGCCCTCGAGCCAGAAACGGATCCCGGACGACACGGATTCCGGCGACAGCCCAACCTGCTCGAGAAGCTCAAGCACAGTACCGTGCTCAATGAAGCGATCGGGTAGGCCCATGACGTGAACCGGCAGGCCCGGCGCACTCGCGTCGAGAGCCGACTTGATCCCGCTGCCGTAACCCCCGGAAACGACGTTATCCTCCAGCGTAACAGCAATTTTCTTCCCCAACGCCGCCGATGCGACAAAATCCTCATCTATCGGTTTCGCGAACCGCGCGTTCACCACGGCCGTTGACACGCCATCGCGCTCGAGCTTTCGAGAAACCGCGAGAGCCGTCTCAACCATATCTCCCAGCGCGAATAAAACTATGTCACCGCCTTCCTTTATCACCTGGCCTTTCCCCAAAACCAGTGGTTGCGGCGCGACACCTTCCATCTCGAACGCTTCGCCCCTGGGAAACCTGACTGCGGCCGGCGAGCCCAACTCCACGGCGAAACGCAACATCTCCTCGAGTTCAGCACCGGAAGCCGGCGCCATCACCGTCATGTTTGGAAGCATGCGCAGGTACGACACATCGAAGTACCCGTGGTGAGTCGCGCCATCTTGCCCCACTATCCCCGCGCGATCCACGGCGAAAACAACACCCAGGTTTTGCAGGCACACCTCCTGGGATATCTGGTCGAACGCCCGTTGTAGAAACGTCGAGTAGATCGCCACAACAGGCTCACATCCTCCAAGCGCCAGCCCCGCCGCCACATTGACGCCCAACTGCTCGGCGATGCCAACATCAAAGAACCTTGTCGGAAACCTATCGCCAAACTCCTCCAGGCCGGCGCCACTCTTCATGGCCGCCGTGATCGCGACAAGCGCCGGTCTCTCGAGCGCGAGAGAGACCATCGCGTCCGAGAAGAGCCTGGTATATGTGCGAGATCCGGCTTTCTTGCGCAATTTCCCGGTTGGCCAGTCAAACGCGGAAACACCGTGAAACTTCTCCGGCCGATTTTCTGAATGGCTGTATCCCTTGCCTTTCACAGTGACCACGTGAAGAAGAACCGTGCCTTCGATTTCCCAAGCCTCGCGTATAGCCTCCTCGACCTCCAGGATATCGTGCCCATCAATCGGGCCCACGTACTTTAAGCCCAGCGCCTCGAACATCATACCGGGAATCAGAGTGTGTGTTATAGCTTCTTTGACATGTGTAACCAGGTTTA comes from the Candidatus Anoxymicrobium japonicum genome and includes:
- a CDS encoding TlyA family rRNA (cytidine-2'-O)-methyltransferase: MRKRLDQYLADAGYFESRARAKAAVMEGAITVDGRADMKPGSQVSGLERVEVLAPKRRYVSRGGVKLAGAIEDFGIDVSGRSVLDVGASTGGFTDYLLQAGARRVVALDVGRGQLHWKLRQDERVTVLEGFNARELTGAVLPFEPDFAVIDVSFISLKKVIEPVLTVMAKDGDVIALVKPQFEAGIGMAPKGVVRDPAVHKRVLTEINDWLKERGLTIGGVTPSKIKGPKGNVEFFITISKTHNGVKPYYAFCDR
- a CDS encoding NAD(+) kinase (catalyzes the phosphorylation of NAD to NADP) → MVGKTQLLGNDHRKKVLIIPHVRKPGVKELVLEVSNWLERHGAPYFLLERDAATLGLDLPFASLDSAGEIGLVIALGGDGTMLHAIDLMRGMDVPVVGINIGKLGFLTAVDAHHSVSALDDIFAGKYVISERMPVGCTVSSTGESSVYRALNEIVVGKLIRERLIHISTYVNGLFFMRYSGDGLIFASSTGSTAYSLSAGGPIVTPDLRCLLLTPICAHMLFARPMVLDATDRVMVTVEGAPERLSLSVDGRLDVEIPSGAAIEFYALEETVKIMELVDASFYGTVRRKFMRPPAGEDMS
- a CDS encoding CTP synthase, producing MSAKHIFVTGGVVSSLGKGITAASLGLLLKARGLRVMMQKIDPYINVDPGTMNPFQHGEVFVTDDGTETDLDLGHYERFVDINLQRESNVTTGVIYGTVIDRERKGEFLGATVQVIPHITDEIKRRILSLARDGDVDVAISEIGGTVGDIESLPFLEAVRQLRKDLGHENVCYIHVTLVPYLETSAELKTKPTQHSVKELKSIGIQPDAIVCRCDRQITDDVRDKIALFCDTDREAVVSAVNASTIYEVPLMLNEAGLDDYIVRHLGLPSHPPDISEWASFVGRIKGLEEEVLVAIVGKYVDLPDAYISIVESLNAAGIKHGVNVKFLWIASDSLMENHGKEMLENVHGILVPGGFGVRGIEGKIAAIQYARENGIPFLGLCLGLQCCVIEFARHVAGMEGANSSEFDPDAKYPVIDLMENQKEVDNLGGTMRLGLYPCKVLPHTRAAEAYGEEVVQERHRHRYEVNNALRGRLQDAGLCFSGTSPDGRLVEIVEISEHPWFVASQFHPEFKSRPLKPHPLFRDFLGAAVTRKRNSESRLTVIDGDGAQAVE
- a CDS encoding glycosyl transferase; this encodes MFSNVKVVAVVSAYNEEERIGSTVTALLGLDEIERVIVVDDGSTDRSAINAAAAGANLVINGSNLGKGGSLNRVLENLCFDVVLLVDGDLASHAAEAEKLLASVLCGKADLAIAAFPAPAKKGGFGIAQGIARRGVKQLTDLDMRSPISGQRAMTRAVFDAVSPFRPGFGVEVAMTIDAHMAGFRVIEVETSMSHRETARDLEGFMHRGRQFIDIVRALARQAVAALRSAS
- the recN gene encoding DNA repair protein RecN, which encodes MRICLEGGALFSYLKVSDLALVESVEVEFHSGLNVLTGETGAGKTVLIGAIGLLLGDRGAGQMVRAGSREAVLEASFDLSGTPHLSASLAAMGYIQEDEQELTLTRRLPKDGKSRCTVNGRLCPVSACAAIGDILLEVHGQNTHQALLKRSSHIDYLDRYAGADHVERLKKYRSEYERLRALLAERKNVFGKIGGVDATRESELLSYEIAEIDASAPVSGELESLDEQASRLKHSSELWELASKVEGVLRAGEQSAVTVVDLLSQAALDLSRMTSLDASLSALSSRFDSIALESEDLARDVAAYRDNLDTDPLELEKISSRLTALRELCRKYGGSLEAALDYRCAAASRLEEIRASDARASAVDAEIDEARESATELAKALSEGRLNAVTSLERDVASQMSDLDLESARFAVEIKTRSLDKDENLTGRLGSTGCDSVEFLFAPASEVPPAPLTHIASGGEMSRVMLALKIVLAGADRLPVLVFDEVDAGIGGETAASIGKKLRELTEYHQVFCVTHLPQIASFADWQYGVFKTPGDAASTEIALLGDEERVAEICRMLGDSSGRKVTCEHARDILKRAGKSKRAR
- the dxs gene encoding 1-deoxy-D-xylulose-5-phosphate synthase; protein product: MLLIFKDPRVDQKQSGKALDKLPKDYSVLARVDSPRDLRLLSRTELERLASEIRELIISTTSVSGGHLASSLGAVEITIALHRALDSPRDKIIWDVGHQAYAHKIITGRREEFSTLRRLDGISGFPRRSESPHDIVNSGHAGASIAYGLGLALARDLLEEEYAVCSVIGDGSMTAGVAYEAMNQAGHQLNSNFIILLNDNEMSISKNVGGFAAYLSRLRIKPGYTHTKKEIEDILLAMPGLGKGLVNLVTHVKEAITHTLIPGMMFEALGLKYVGPIDGHDILEVEEAIREAWEIEGTVLLHVVTVKGKGYSHSENRPEKFHGVSAFDWPTGKLRKKAGSRTYTRLFSDAMVSLALERPALVAITAAMKSGAGLEEFGDRFPTRFFDVGIAEQLGVNVAAGLALGGCEPVVAIYSTFLQRAFDQISQEVCLQNLGVVFAVDRAGIVGQDGATHHGYFDVSYLRMLPNMTVMAPASGAELEEMLRFAVELGSPAAVRFPRGEAFEMEGVAPQPLVLGKGQVIKEGGDIVLFALGDMVETALAVSRKLERDGVSTAVVNARFAKPIDEDFVASAALGKKIAVTLEDNVVSGGYGSGIKSALDASAPGLPVHVMGLPDRFIEHGTVLELLEQVGLSPESVSSGIRFWLEGA